In a genomic window of Desulfosporosinus sp. Sb-LF:
- a CDS encoding NAD-dependent epimerase/dehydratase family protein, translating to MNVLITGGTGFIGGEICNKLLQKGHTIILLTRVNDKIRADLQKPGISLFPYEYAHDSKLPLELMGKVDGIINMAGEPIFTGRWTEEKKRRILDSRINITRQLVECIAKLKGKKPHVLVSASGLRRRLRNYERLCQHD from the coding sequence ATGAACGTATTAATTACGGGAGGTACAGGTTTTATTGGAGGAGAGATATGTAATAAACTTCTTCAGAAAGGTCACACAATTATTTTGTTAACTCGGGTAAATGATAAGATTAGAGCGGATTTGCAAAAGCCTGGTATATCACTCTTCCCCTACGAATACGCACACGACAGCAAATTACCCCTTGAACTAATGGGAAAAGTCGATGGAATCATCAATATGGCCGGAGAGCCTATTTTTACCGGGCGTTGGACTGAGGAGAAGAAACGAAGAATTTTAGACAGTAGAATTAATATTACTCGGCAGTTAGTGGAATGCATCGCTAAGCTTAAAGGGAAGAAGCCGCATGTGCTGGTAAGTGCCTCAGGGCTTAGGAGACGTCTTAGGAATTACGAAAGACTATGTCAACATGATTGA
- a CDS encoding helix-turn-helix transcriptional regulator produces MIENGRRKPGFALAKRIADFFTVTVDELFF; encoded by the coding sequence ATGATTGAAAATGGAAGGCGTAAGCCTGGTTTCGCCTTAGCCAAACGAATTGCCGACTTCTTTACTGTGACGGTGGACGAGCTATTTTTTTAA